The genomic interval ACAACGAGGTCATCATTTACACTGGAACATatacaacacatgcacacacatctctGCACACCATAATATTTGTCCATGGGCTGACGGCTAACAATAACCAGCCACCCAAGATGCCTTGTGTGTAATTTCCCTACAGAAGGGTTGTTATCAGGCTAGAGCCCTGAATTAACAAGCCCTGGATGTGTTTTATGAACGGATCTGAGATAACTTTAGGGTCAACAAAACTAGCAAAGTCGTATCTAGCTCTGTGCGATTAGTTCAACAGCAGCGAAATCAAGACAACTGATATTCAGTTGCTTTGTGCCTCATAAAGCTACCTTGTTCTTAGTTACTTTAATTCTCATGCAATAACTCATTATCAactaataatttaaataaacatatatttgtgtatatttaCTGTGACTATTATACAGTTACTTTGACACCAGTACCTCCGATTTTCATATTAAATTGTTTCTCATAGTTAATATAATTCTCAGTTACTATAGCTTTCATGTAGTAACTTTCATTCTCATATATTGAGTTTCATTCTGAGTTCCTTTCATTATGATTGATTTTGATAATCATACTGTATTTTGATTCCCATACATTCGCTTTGATTCTCTGTTTCTTTAATCCTCAATTACTCTGGCTCGCTATTTTCTTGTAACTTTGATGCTAATACAGTCGGTGTACACATGCACcagcatgaacacaaacacacacacacacacatcacacacatgcaggcattccgatccagacacacacacacacacacacacacacacacacacacacacaaacacacacacacacacacacacacacacacacacacacacacacacacacacacacacacacacacacacacacacacacacacacacacacacacacacacacacacaaacacacaagcacaagcatgCAATCATTCACACAAATTAGTTTGATAGATGATCGATAACCAAACTTAGCAAAACAAAtgatatctatacatatatgtaaTGATTCTATTTGCAATAATACTCCTTCTTTCGACGTCGTCATTCCGTTTTACTCGATTTGTTTCTTCTCCAGCTTTGGTGCAAAAGTATTCCGACACCTTTAATTCTCAGTTACTTTTAATACAGTCTGTGGTTGAGATATTGTCTTGGCTCTCTGTTGAGGTTGGTTTTGGGAGGATCAACAGGGAAGCCCACACATAAAGGTTGCCAGCCAACTCATTTGTACACGCGAAGGTCGCAGTTAAACCTCCTGACCCTCATGTTCTTCATGTTTTATCAGCTTTTTGATTAACTCCACACCTGCAAGGGATTCAATGAACTCCCTCTAACAGGCATCTGGTTTTCACCTCACGGATAgatttattttatcattaaaacattttcaatttCACTTTGCAGCTTCGTAATCCAGTAATAAACCGAAAGACATTATGTGTAGATTTATTTAAgtacacacaggtgtgtgttttgctgGGAAAGAAATGGAAAGGCTTACATAACTGATTCCTTTCCCGTCTCAGACACTTACTCCACCCCAGCATGCGCTCGGACATCACTGGCCGACATCGTGTTCCTGTTGGACGGCTCCTCCAGCATCAGCCCGGAGAGCTTCAAGGagatgctcctcttcctccagaatTTCATCCAGAACCTCGATGTGGGCGCGGCCAAGgtgcgtgtgggcgtggcgCAGTACAGCGACCAGCCCTACAAGGAGTTCCTGCTGAAGGACCACATGGACGAGGCCTCGCTGCTGGACCAGGTGAGCAAGATCCCGCACCGGCAGGGAGGCACCTTCACGGGCCAGGCCATCACCTTCCTCCAGGAGACCTTCTTCACCCCAGAGGGGGGCAGTCGCGCTGCGGAGGGTAAGGGTGTGCCCCAGATCGCCGTGGTGATCACAGACGGGGACTCGTCGGACGACGTGCTGGAGCCCGCGCGGCAGCTGCGACAGAAGGGGGTGATCGTGTTCGCCATCGGTGTCGGCGGTTCCAATGCGGCAGAGCTGCAAGGCATCGCCAACCGACCGCACGAGCGTTTCCTGTTCAGCATCAACAGCTACCAGGCCCTCCAGCAGCTGACCGACAGGCTGCTGCAGATCCTCTGTGTGTCGGTCGAGGACAAACACACTGGTATGGTGGAATCTCTGCCACATACACcagcatgaacacaaacacacacacacacacacacacacacacacatgcaggcattcagatccagacacacacacacaaacacatacgcacaagtATGCAATCATTCACACAAATTTGTTTGAAACATAATCGATAACCAAACGTAGCAAAATGAGtgatatatatacgtatatgtgTAATGATTCTATTTTCAATACTACTACTTCTTTCGACTACTTCTTCCGTTTTACTCAATTTGTTTCTTCTCCAGCCTTGGTGCAAAAGTTTTCCGACATCTACTTCCTGGTGGACAGCGGCCTGAGCACGACCGACTTCCAGCTGATCAAGGCAATGCTGACGCGCCTGGTCAACCAGCTCAACGTGGGAGATATGGCCCATCGCATCGGCCTGGCCCAGTACGGCCGGGACACCAAGGTTGAATTCCTAGCCAACCAGCACATTACCAGAGAGGAGTTGATGGCCAACGTCCGGCGTTTTCGTGCGCGTCGTCTCCAGGCCAACGAGCAGCGCAACCTGGGTGGCGCACTGACCTACGCCGCCAATAAATTCTTCAGCACCAGGGCAGGAAGCCGCGAGGACTTGGGCTTCCGGCAGTTCTTGGTGGTCGTGTCCGGGGCCAACTCCAGCGACAGCGTCTACCAACCATCCCGCCTGTTGAAGTCCGAGGGGGTGACGGTGATGGGCATTGGCCTCGGCTCCGGCATGACGCAACAGATGAAGACAGTGGCCACTGCCCCATACGTTTACCAGTCTGCCAACATCGTGCCCGTGCTGAAGGCGGCGTTTGATGCTGAGGAAGAGCGTGCCGAAGTAATTGAAGGTGAGGATGATGATTATCAATCATCATGGTCAATGGTCAATAAGTGACTTGAGGTCAATTGTGTCAATGTGATGTTGGATGTTTGAGTTAATTCCATCCGTTTTTGTGAATCAGTTAATTATGAAATTATGAAATTCAAAATTATGAAATGATTTAACATAGTCTTAACCCCCTCATTTATTTTCACAGATTGTTTAGCGGCAAGAGTAGCTGATGTCGTCTTCATTGTGGATGAGTCGGGAAGTATCGGTGGTACCAACTTTCAGTTGATGCGCactttcctgcagaaaatggtGGAACGCCTTGACGTCCAGCCAAACAGAATACGGGTTGGCATAGTCATGTACAATGACAATCCTAAGGGCCGGGTCTTCCTCGACACCTTTAATGACAAGAATGAGATCCTCCAGTTCATCAAGATTTTGCCCTACCATGGAGGAGGCACCAAAACAGGCCTAGCGCTGAATTTTACTCGCCAGGAAGTCTTTGTGAAAGATCGGGGAAGCCGGAGAAGCCAAGGCGTCCAGCAGGTTGCAGTGGTGATCACTGATGGAGAATCTCAGGATGAGGTGGAAAAGGAGGCGGCAGACCTGCGTCGTGATGGGGTCACGGTCTACGCCATCGGAATCAAAGATGCAAACAAGACCCAGCTGGTGCAGATGGCATCCCACCCTGCGAAAAAGCATATGTTCATTGTCGATAGTTTCACCAAACTGAAGACCTTGTTGAAGACCCTGGAGAAAATCGTGTGCAGCAACATCCTCCATCAGTCGTTTACAATCAACACAAGAAGAACTTTTATCAAAGAAGGTTTGGGCCTGCTTTTTTCCAGTTTAAAAGTTATCGTTGACGTTTCAGTTCTTGAATATCTATAATGCTGGATATGGATTTCAGGACCAACTGAGAACTCGCTACACTATTGCAATGGTATTAGTCCAAAAATATATCAATTCTAAAACattctttgttttatttctcCAGGATGTATGCAAACAGACGAAGCCGACATATTCTTTTTGATCGACCAATCAGGAAGTATTTGGCCCAACGACTTCACAGACATGAAGAAATTCATAACTGAGTTCCTTCACACCTTCCGCATTGGCCCAGACCACGTCCGCATTGGTCTTGTTAAATATGCAGACTCGCCCACCTTAGAGTTTGACCTGACCACGTACACTGACAGCAAAACCCTGGAGAAGGCAGTGTTAGACATCCGACAGGTCGGCGGCGGTACCGAGACTGGACGTGGCTTGAGATTTATGGAGGACCTGTTTGAGAGAGCCGTGAAAACTCGTGGGCACAAAGTCCCCGAGTACCTAATCGTCATCACGGACGGGAAGTCAACTGACGAGGTCAAAGTTCCTGCCGGAAAACTGAGAGCCCATGGCGTCATCATCTATGCAATCGGAGTGAAGAGTGCAGAAGAGGAAGAGCTGAATGAGATCTCTGGAAGCCCGAAGAAGACCTTCTTAGTGAATAATTTTGATGCCCTGAAGCCAATCAAGGATGACATTATCACTGACATGTGTTCACTAGATGGTAAGGACATTTCTCTCCATGTACTTAGAAACAGCCAGTGGACTATTATTCCAACATTTGTTGAATTTGTAAAGGTTCAATGTTGTGGATTGATCCAGTTATAATTTAGGTTCTCCGTCATTGGTATTCTTGAAAAAAGCAAGgttttaaatgtgtttcttGTCCACAGCCTGCAGGGACATTCCAGGGGATCTCCTCTTCTTGATCGACAGCTCTGGAAGCATCCGATCAGACGAATACCAAAAGATGAAGGACTTCATGAAAGCCATGGTTGGCAAGTCTCAGGTTGGACAGGAAATGGTGCATGTGGGAGTCATGCAGTTCAGCACCATCCAGAAGCTGGAGTTCCAGCTCAATAACTTCTACGACAAAGGAGACATGTGGAAAAATATTGACGACATGCAGCAGCTGGGCGGAGGCACGCACACGGGCCAGGCCCTGAACGAAGTCTCCCTGTACTTTGACCTTGCCAGCGGGGGTCGTCCGGGGATAAGACAGAACCTGATTGTGATCACTGATGGCGAGTCCCAGGATCAGGTGAAGGGGCCGGCTGAGGTGTTGAGGCAAAAGGGTGTGACCATCTTCTCCATCGGTGTGGTCAACGCCAACACCACACAGCTTCTGGAGATCAGTGGCTCCGAGGAATTTGTGTTCACTAAGAGGGACTTTGATGCCCTGAAGGACTTGGAGAGCGAGCTGGCTCTGCGTCTCTGTGAGAGAGGTGAGACAACGCTAGGGTTGATGCTGTATATAGTGGTAGGAATTACACTTGCATATTATAATCCAGTAGATATGCAAATTTCCCTCAGAGAAACCATTTACAATTATAAAAATTCAAGTAAACAGTTTAATGATTTATCACTGAATAAAATTTTGGTgagtttcaaatgtttttcattTGTACTAAAGCGGTAAAGCAGAAAGTCAATATCTTCATGAACGTACAATATCCCCCAAAGTCCTTCGACCAAATCCGATATGATAATTCAATGAACAATGAGGAATTCTTCTGTCTCTTCCTTCAGAGTGCAAGAAGACGGAGGTGGCAGACATTATCTTCTTGGTTGATGGCTCCACCAGCATCACCGACCAAAAGTTCAAGAACATGCAGAAGTTCATGGAGTCCATCGTAAACGAGACCTCCGTCGGCGTGAATATGACGCGTTTTGGCGTCATCCTTTACTCCAGCGAAGCCAAATCCAATTTCACCCTCAAAGAGTATTCCTCCAAGAGACAGGTGTTGAAGGCCATCCAGGCGCTCGAGTCCCCGAATGGAGACACCTACACAGGCAAGGCCTTGGCCTACACACTGCAGTACTTTGAAGAGAAGTATGGCGGCCGCCGGGCCTCCAAGGTGCCCCAGATCCTGATGGTGATCACAGATGGTGACGCCACCGACCCAAACAACCTGAAGGCTCCATCCGTGGCGCTGCGTGAGAAGGGCATCAGCATTTACAGCATCGGAGTGGAGGGTGCCAACAAGGCTGAGCTGGAGATCGTGGCTGGGGAACCCTCCAGGGTCTTCTTTGTGGACAACTTTGAGGCCCTGGACACCCTTTACAAAAACATCTCCCATATCCTCTGCAGCGACACCATTCCTGGtaactgtctgtcagtctgtctgtctgtctgtctgtctgtctgtctgtctgtctgtctgtctgtctgtccgtccatccgcctgtccgtccgtccgtctgtctgtctgtctgtctgtctgtctgtctgtctgtctgtctgtctgtctgtctgtctgtctgtctgtctgtctgtctgtctgtttgtctgtcactAAATGATTGAGGGTAATATAGTCAAGGGGTTGTACTGTAGAGTACAGAATATAATACTGCAATGTAGAGTACACTATAGTATATTATTGATTAGTGTCATTTTTATTGTTAGTATATTGTGGAGAATTGTATAGTATAGTGATGAAAGTAGAGTATAGGGTGTAGTATAATGCACGAAAGAGTAAAGCATACACTATAGTAGAATATAGAGAGTATACAGAGTACAGGGTAGGGCATCGACCTAGACCCTTAAGTTCCTCCATGTGTTCCCAGTGTGTAAGAAAGAGAAAGCGGACCTCGTTTTGCTGGTCGACACATCGGAGAGCATCACCGACGCTGACTACAGCACCATGAAGACCTTCATGACCAACCTCGTTGGCAGCTTCAAGATCAGCCAGGACCtggtgcgtgtgggtgtggcgCAGTTCAGCAGCCAACCGAAGAAGGAGTTCTACCTGAACCAGTTCaacacggaggaggaggtgaccaAGAACATCCTGGACATGGTGCAGCAGAAGGAAGGAACCATGATCGGACGCGCTCTGGACTTCATCAAGAGTTACTTCAAGACGTCCGCCGGGAGCCGCATCAAGAGCAGCGTCTCCCAGAACCTGGTGTTGTTGACGGACGGCGAATCCAACGACAACGTGGTGCAGGCGGCTGAGGTGCTCCGGGAGATGGGCATCGAGATCTTTGTCATCGGCATCGGCGCCGTCAACAAGCTGGAGCTGAAGAAGATCACAGCCAACTCAGACCGCATTTTCACCGTCCAGGACTTCGGCTCACTGGCCAAGATCAAGCAGAAGGTGGTGGAAACCATCTGCGAGCCCGGTATCCAAAATCATACATCACCTGGTGAGAATACATTCATGCCTTTCAAGTCTGTTCTTCTGTCTTTCTCGCTGTTTGGTATCTGTTGGTTCGCGATAGAAATGAAAAGAACTTAAATCGTCTGTTTCCGGGAACTGTTCCATTGAGAGATTTGGATTCACCTatacccatctctctctgtcccactctcccttcctctctctctttccctcttcctcctcctctctctctctctctctctctctctctctctctctctctctctctctctctctctctctccctcttcctcctcctcgtcctccctctccctctctctctctcccaccccctctctctaactcagCCTGCAGTATCGATGTGGCCATTGGTTTTGACATGTCCCAGCGCTCCGGGTCCCAGCTGCTGGTCAGCGGGTTCCCCAAGCTCCGGGCGGCCCTGCCGGAGATCCTCCACTATGTGTCCACACTGAACAGCCTCTGCTGCGTCCAGAACACGCCCATCAAACCCAACATCGCCTTCAGGTTGGTCGGCGAAGACGGGCGTACCCTGGACGATTACAACTTTGAGCCGTTCAGCGAGGCGGTGGTGGACAAGGTCATGAACCTGCAGATGTCAGAGACCACCTTCTTCAACACGGCCCTGCTCACCTCCTTCCAGGAGAAGTTCAACACCCAGTCCAAAGCCGGCGCCAAGGTACTGCACAGCAGAAGCGAGCGGTAACACTTGTCATGATTGGCCAATAGTTGTTTGTCTGTTGAATGTTTCCTTCTAAACTTGTTTTggatgtttgtgcgtgtgtgtgccaggtgCTCGTGGTCTTCACAGATGGTTTGGATGAAGATGTTATGAAGCTAGAGCATCAGTCTGAGCTGCTGCGTCTGTCTGGTGAGGCCAGGATGCACATGGGACTCTGTGTACTGCTGCAGACTACTGCAACCGCCAAACTCTACAAAAATATCTCTTGCGAGTTCATCTTTAAAACATAGAATTTGAATCAATTATACCTGACTTTATTCTCCCTTCTCTTTCCGGTTTGCatatttgtctttctctctgtgttcctccctctccctctttacaTATATCTGtatcttgcgctctctctctctctctctctctctccctgtcattcctgtctgtctctccctgtctgtctgcttctctctccctgtctgtctgcctctctctctctgtatgtctacctctttctccctgtctgtctctccctgtctgtctgcctctctctccctgtctgtctctccctgtctgtctgcctctctctccctgtctgtctctccctgtctgcctgcctctctctccctgtctttctgcctctctctccctgtctgtctctcaggggTGAATGCCCTGCTGGCGGTGGCGCTGGACGGTGTGCGTGACTCCAGCCAGATCCAGATGGTGGAGTTCGGTCGAGGGTTCGGCTACAAGGTCCCCCTCAGCGTGGGCATGCAGAGCGTGGGCAGTACCTTGCTCAAACAGATTGTGAGTCCACCttaaactaaactatactaAACAGATCGTAAGTCCACCTCAATCTAAAGTGAACTAAACTATTCAGATCATAAGTCAACCTTAAACTGAACTAACCAATTCCTAAGTCCAccttaaactaaactaaacagcTCATGAGTCCATTTGAAACTAAACTCAACTAGTCCATCTTAAACGAAACTATACTAAACTAAAAGTATTCTTGTTCCACAACTGTACATTTCACAttctcattcctctctctctccctctctctctctctctctctctctctctctctctctctctctctctctctctctctcttgtccaggaCGCCGTGGCCGAGCGAGAGTGCTGTGGTGTCATGTGTAAATGTTCGGGACATGAAGGAAGCCGAGGCTCGCGAGGATCCTCAGCTGCAAAGGTGAAAGGTCACCGCCAGAGATCTGGAAGCACTGGACAGACTAAACTATTGACGTTTTAATGCTTCACACATTCTGACAGCATTACCCTTTAAATATACAACACAGACAGTGTCATTATTATGAGTATAAGACGTACACAGATCTCTGTATCAGAGCATTaaggaccaccaccacctcagtAATCAGCTACTGATGTCATAGGGGAATGGCCTCTCGAGGTCATGAGGTCATAAGCTACTGATGTCATGGATGAGCTAAGATTGATGATGAGTCCAGAGGTTATGATGTCAAAGTTGTTGACGTTAATGGGGATGAGGTCAGAGGTGATGATGTGTTTAGGGGAAGATGTAATGAAGTTATGAGGTCAAAAGTGATGGTGTCATGGACGAGATGCAAAGTCACTGAGACTATACGATTATTATCGTCATCTTCCAACATGAAACCACTGACAGCTATCCCTCTTTGTTATCACAGCTTTCATATCTTTCCGTCGGAGCTAAGGCTAGGAAGTGACACTGCTGTGGGCACAAGGCTCTAGGAGTGGTGATGCTAGCTCCGGCCAACGTCGATCCCGGCTCTCCTCAGGGCCAGCAGGAATCAGTCCTCCTCCATCACACGCATCTCGCCCTCTAGCCATTCAGCTGCAGGCTTCTGTTTTACTTCCGGAGCGTTTGAGAGGTTATCTAAGGTTATCCCTAGGCTGCTGGGAGGACAGTACAGTGGAGGAACATCTGCCATGGTcttaaaggaggaggagagaccggaGCCTCAGAAAgtgggggagggatgagagCTACGGGACACGAGCCCAGTAGAGGCAGGGGAGTAGAGTCCATAGTAGAGTCAGTGGGGGACACGGTAATTCAAGATTCCAACATTCAAGatggttttattgtcatatgcacaacaattacagagcagtcgctggcaatgaaattctttagTCTTGGGCTCCTCCAACAATGCAATATAAGAGAAGTTATAGGTATATGAGAAACACAAGTAGGAAAGCTGAgacttaaataataaaaaataaatgtaataataataataataatagtaataataataaaaagtaagtgTATAAGAGGAACACAAGTAGGAGAGCAGGGACCTAAATgctaaactaaataaataaatgtaaaatgtaaacagaCGTGTTTATCCAGATGTCGGCTGGTATAGAGTGGCAAGTTCTAAAATGGCAAGTTATAAAGTGTCATAATGGTGAGCTAGGTAGCTTAGGAGTTCAGTAGTCTTATGGCCCGTGGGATGAAACTGTCCCTGAGTCTGGTGGTGCGAGACCGGatggtagcgtctaccagacggaaGCAGCTGAAACAGTTTCTTACTGGGTTGATGAGGGTCTTTAATAATCCGGTTAGTCTTCTTCCTGCTGCGCTGAGTGTAGAGGTCCTCCAGAGAGTCCATAGTAGAGTCAAGGGGAAGGGCGCAGTAGAGAAGAGCCCATAGTAGAGTCAGGAGGGGGTGCAGTATAGTAGAGCCCATAGTAGAGTCAGGAGGGGGTGCAGTATAGTAGAGCCCATAGTAG from Gadus morhua chromosome 11, gadMor3.0, whole genome shotgun sequence carries:
- the LOC115553252 gene encoding collagen alpha-6(VI) chain isoform X1: MAERRVFLLVLIITAAVYFHGNAAQRTVCTQEAVADIVFMVDGSSSIGNKNFAQVRQFLKTVVQGFDVGPNHVRIGLVQYSNVPHTEFHLKTFQDKQGVLEYISGLLFRGGGTNTGRGLGFLLAEHFTAAAGSRAESNVPQVAVVITDGMSQDDVLQQATALKKRGVILYAVGIKDADEEQLREIASAPHLQHVFSVSDFGALQGISLSVAQTLCTSVEEARGQLSLVLQDTYSTPACARTSLADIVFLLDGSSSISPESFKEMLLFLQNFIQNLDVGAAKVRVGVAQYSDQPYKEFLLKDHMDEASLLDQVSKIPHRQGGTFTGQAITFLQETFFTPEGGSRAAEGKGVPQIAVVITDGDSSDDVLEPARQLRQKGVIVFAIGVGGSNAAELQGIANRPHERFLFSINSYQALQQLTDRLLQILCVSVEDKHTALVQKFSDIYFLVDSGLSTTDFQLIKAMLTRLVNQLNVGDMAHRIGLAQYGRDTKVEFLANQHITREELMANVRRFRARRLQANEQRNLGGALTYAANKFFSTRAGSREDLGFRQFLVVVSGANSSDSVYQPSRLLKSEGVTVMGIGLGSGMTQQMKTVATAPYVYQSANIVPVLKAAFDAEEERAEVIEDCLAARVADVVFIVDESGSIGGTNFQLMRTFLQKMVERLDVQPNRIRVGIVMYNDNPKGRVFLDTFNDKNEILQFIKILPYHGGGTKTGLALNFTRQEVFVKDRGSRRSQGVQQVAVVITDGESQDEVEKEAADLRRDGVTVYAIGIKDANKTQLVQMASHPAKKHMFIVDSFTKLKTLLKTLEKIVCSNILHQSFTINTRRTFIKEGCMQTDEADIFFLIDQSGSIWPNDFTDMKKFITEFLHTFRIGPDHVRIGLVKYADSPTLEFDLTTYTDSKTLEKAVLDIRQVGGGTETGRGLRFMEDLFERAVKTRGHKVPEYLIVITDGKSTDEVKVPAGKLRAHGVIIYAIGVKSAEEEELNEISGSPKKTFLVNNFDALKPIKDDIITDMCSLDACRDIPGDLLFLIDSSGSIRSDEYQKMKDFMKAMVGKSQVGQEMVHVGVMQFSTIQKLEFQLNNFYDKGDMWKNIDDMQQLGGGTHTGQALNEVSLYFDLASGGRPGIRQNLIVITDGESQDQVKGPAEVLRQKGVTIFSIGVVNANTTQLLEISGSEEFVFTKRDFDALKDLESELALRLCERECKKTEVADIIFLVDGSTSITDQKFKNMQKFMESIVNETSVGVNMTRFGVILYSSEAKSNFTLKEYSSKRQVLKAIQALESPNGDTYTGKALAYTLQYFEEKYGGRRASKVPQILMVITDGDATDPNNLKAPSVALREKGISIYSIGVEGANKAELEIVAGEPSRVFFVDNFEALDTLYKNISHILCSDTIPVCKKEKADLVLLVDTSESITDADYSTMKTFMTNLVGSFKISQDLVRVGVAQFSSQPKKEFYLNQFNTEEEVTKNILDMVQQKEGTMIGRALDFIKSYFKTSAGSRIKSSVSQNLVLLTDGESNDNVVQAAEVLREMGIEIFVIGIGAVNKLELKKITANSDRIFTVQDFGSLAKIKQKVVETICEPGIQNHTSPACSIDVAIGFDMSQRSGSQLLVSGFPKLRAALPEILHYVSTLNSLCCVQNTPIKPNIAFRLVGEDGRTLDDYNFEPFSEAVVDKVMNLQMSETTFFNTALLTSFQEKFNTQSKAGAKVLVVFTDGLDEDVMKLEHQSELLRLSGVNALLAVALDGVRDSSQIQMVEFGRGFGYKVPLSVGMQSVGSTLLKQIDAVAERECCGVMCKCSGHEGSRGSRGSSAAKGGPGPKGHPGFPGEEGTAGDRGHPGPSGARGIQGCPGTRGQKGNRGHRGDKGEEGDFGLDGVDGEQGEAGLKGALGDRGRPGNAGSTGIPGEGGVQGQRGLRGDPGAAGSDNAEVGPKGELGNTGMPGSPGEDGVNGESGIEGNEGPKGRRGPMGENGLNGESGIVGEAGSRGPSGSRGPQGTRGQPGPRGIQGLAGPQGRPGADGPGGLAGRRGANGQKGQQGDSGPQGVTGPLGSRGMPGQDGRDGYGITGPTGTKGDPGFPGYPGVPGDSGLEGPHGDPGPKGILGRGGVAGYPGESGETGGPGHPGHTGTRGPPGFRNMSECQLITYIRDNCACSQGFACPAYPTELVFGLDMSQDVTPDAFERMRSSLLALLEDVSISESNCPTGARVAVVGYSAHTKQLIRFNDYHRKRQLIEAVKNIALERTANRRHLGAAMRYVGNNMFKRVRQGVRVRKVAVFFSNGPAQDSEDIVTAMMEYRALNIMPAVVALRQSTKIQQALQADDTGNSIFLLLGRSLNLANDLRMIKSCVICYDPCRPVSDCVSIQEIPVPQVLDVDLALVVDGSRQVQGDHYSGVQELLGSVMEQVAVSRQPRRADSQARVALVQQSGSLHSQAPVPGQQAAKLEFGLQTFQGKSQMKSHVLEKMVQQGGPSALGHTLEFTLKEVLLNANSPRKNKVMMVVVGAETPSWDQAKLRQVAKEAKCKGVAVFVVALGEHYNRAQVSELASTPLEQHLICLGQLRAEEQGYAQRFIRSYLSVLNAGLNTYPPVALKKTCQLINNQQEGVKNGQGQVDFNEQEQFEMLTGTRTETLLGPQDLVGSVSSVGGGVLSARPEPNALCQLDSDSGTQCPESVQRWFYDRAVGACSPFWYGGCGGNANRFNTEHECFQTCVTDIDSSLLGTSQSKTPKKDDCFLGQEVGPCQNYTMSWSFDSEQSECTRFWYGGCGGNSNRFKTQEDCENLCLTKSG